In a genomic window of Streptomyces sp. NBC_01231:
- a CDS encoding cation-translocating P-type ATPase produces MTHMDAGAEVHPAHTTTAPAVSGLSTAEVAERVARGQVNDVPVRSSRSLTEIVRANVFTRFNAIIGVLWLVMLVVAPIQDSLFGFVILANTGIGIVQEWRAKKTLDSLAVIGEARPTVRRDGIASEVATSEVVLDDLIEIGPGDKAVVDGVCVEADGLEIDESLLTGEADPVVKRPGDQVMSGSFVVAGGGAFTATKVGREAYAAQLAEEASRFTLVHSELRSGISTILKYVTWMMVPTAIGLVISQLFVKDNDLGDSIARTVGGIVPMVPEGLVLLTSVAFAIGVIRLGRKQCLVQELPAIEGLARVDTVCLDKTGTLTEGGMDVTEVRALGGVDESYARKVLGALGKADPRPNASLQAIIDAYPDVDGWRRTESLPFSSARKYSGASFTEGNGETGTWLLGAPDVLLPADDPDLAETERLNEKGLRVLLLTRAVRDLGDPEVAAGARPAAFVVLEQRLRPDAADTLGYFAEQDVRAKVISGDNAVSVGAVAAKLGLSGSTVDARRLPADRDGMAEALDEGTVFGRVTPQQKRDMVGALQSRGHTVAMTGDGVNDVLALKDADIGVAMGSGSEATRAVAQIVLLNNSFATLPSVVAEGRRVIGNITRVATLFLVKTVYSVLLAVFVVCWQVEYPFLPRHLTLLSTLTIGIPAFFLALAPNKERARPHFVRRVMRYSIPGGIVAAVATFVTYLIARHHYTGGGALEAETSVATLTLFLISMWVLAIIARPYTWWRIVLVAAMGAGFLVVLVVPGLQNFFALKLVGVAMPWLAVGISVVAAAVLELTWRWVDRRVAA; encoded by the coding sequence ATGACGCACATGGACGCGGGCGCCGAAGTCCACCCTGCGCACACCACGACGGCCCCGGCCGTGAGCGGTCTCAGCACCGCCGAGGTCGCGGAGCGGGTCGCGCGGGGGCAGGTCAACGACGTGCCGGTGCGCAGCAGCCGGTCCCTGACCGAGATCGTCCGCGCGAACGTCTTCACCCGGTTCAACGCGATCATCGGTGTGCTCTGGCTGGTCATGCTGGTCGTCGCGCCGATCCAGGACAGCCTGTTCGGCTTCGTGATCCTCGCCAACACCGGGATCGGCATCGTCCAGGAGTGGCGGGCCAAGAAGACCCTGGACTCGCTCGCCGTGATCGGGGAGGCCCGGCCGACCGTACGGCGGGACGGGATCGCCTCCGAGGTCGCCACCAGCGAGGTCGTGCTGGACGACCTCATCGAGATCGGGCCCGGCGACAAGGCCGTCGTGGACGGGGTGTGCGTCGAGGCCGACGGGCTGGAGATCGACGAGTCGCTGCTGACCGGCGAGGCCGATCCCGTCGTGAAGCGGCCGGGCGACCAGGTCATGTCGGGCAGCTTCGTGGTCGCCGGCGGCGGTGCCTTCACGGCGACCAAGGTCGGGCGCGAGGCCTACGCCGCCCAGCTCGCCGAGGAGGCCTCCCGGTTCACGCTCGTCCACTCCGAGCTGCGCTCCGGTATCTCCACGATCCTCAAGTACGTGACGTGGATGATGGTCCCGACCGCGATAGGCCTGGTCATCAGCCAGTTGTTCGTCAAGGACAACGACCTCGGGGACTCGATCGCGCGGACGGTCGGCGGGATCGTGCCGATGGTCCCGGAGGGGCTGGTCCTGCTCACCTCCGTCGCCTTCGCCATCGGCGTCATCAGACTCGGCCGAAAACAGTGCCTGGTGCAGGAACTCCCGGCCATCGAGGGCCTCGCCCGCGTCGACACGGTCTGCCTCGACAAGACGGGCACGCTGACCGAGGGCGGCATGGACGTCACCGAGGTGCGGGCGCTGGGCGGCGTCGACGAGTCGTACGCACGCAAGGTCCTGGGCGCCCTCGGCAAGGCCGACCCCCGGCCGAACGCCTCGCTCCAGGCGATCATCGACGCCTACCCGGACGTCGACGGCTGGCGCCGCACCGAGTCGCTGCCGTTCTCCTCCGCCCGCAAGTACAGCGGTGCCTCCTTCACCGAGGGGAACGGGGAGACCGGCACCTGGCTGCTCGGCGCCCCCGACGTGCTGCTGCCCGCCGACGACCCCGACCTCGCCGAGACCGAGCGGCTCAACGAGAAGGGCCTCAGGGTGCTGCTGCTGACCCGGGCCGTCCGCGACCTCGGCGATCCCGAGGTGGCCGCCGGTGCCCGGCCCGCCGCGTTCGTCGTACTGGAACAGCGGCTGCGTCCGGACGCGGCCGACACGCTCGGCTACTTCGCCGAGCAGGACGTCCGCGCCAAGGTCATATCCGGGGACAACGCGGTCTCGGTGGGTGCGGTGGCCGCCAAGCTGGGGCTGAGCGGTTCCACGGTGGACGCGCGCCGGCTGCCCGCCGACCGGGACGGCATGGCCGAGGCGCTGGACGAGGGCACGGTGTTCGGGCGGGTCACCCCGCAGCAGAAGCGGGACATGGTGGGCGCGCTGCAGTCGCGCGGGCACACGGTCGCGATGACCGGCGACGGCGTGAACGACGTGCTCGCGCTGAAGGACGCCGACATCGGGGTGGCCATGGGGTCGGGGTCGGAGGCCACCCGGGCGGTCGCGCAGATCGTGCTGCTCAACAACAGCTTCGCGACGCTGCCCTCGGTGGTCGCGGAGGGCCGGCGGGTCATCGGCAACATCACGCGGGTGGCGACGCTGTTCCTGGTGAAGACGGTCTACTCGGTGCTGCTGGCGGTCTTCGTGGTCTGCTGGCAGGTCGAGTACCCCTTCCTGCCCCGTCATCTGACGCTGCTGTCCACCCTGACCATCGGCATCCCGGCCTTCTTCCTGGCCCTCGCGCCCAACAAGGAACGGGCGAGGCCGCACTTCGTCCGGCGGGTCATGCGGTACTCGATCCCCGGCGGGATCGTGGCGGCGGTCGCGACCTTCGTGACGTATCTGATCGCCCGTCACCACTACACCGGCGGCGGTGCGTTGGAAGCGGAGACCAGCGTCGCCACGCTGACGCTCTTCCTGATCTCCATGTGGGTACTGGCGATCATCGCCCGCCCCTACACCTGGTGGCGGATCGTCCTGGTAGCGGCGATGGGCGCCGGGTTCCTGGTGGTCCTGGTGGTGCCGGGGCTCCAGAACTTCTTCGCGCTGAAGCTGGTCGGGGTGGCGATGCCGTGGCTGGCGGTCGGCATCTCGGTGGTGGCGGCGGCCGTCCTCGAACTCACGTGGAGATGGGTCGACCGCCGCGTTGCCGCTTAG